The window TCAGCTCGACAAAACGGAACAGCTTCGAGCGCTCCCGGCGCGCCCAGGCACTGTCGCGCTGCACGGTGATCAGCAGCAGCGACAGCGCGACAAATTTGATCCCCGGCACCGCGATGCTGGCGATGAAAATGATCAGCGCGATGTCCCACGCACCTCCTTCCCAGAACTCCAGCACGCCACTCATGATCGTGCTGTCGGCGCCGTTGCCGAGCATCACCGTATTCATCACCGGCAGCAGATTGGCCGGCACATAAAACGCCAGCGCAGCGAACAGATAGGCCCAGGTGCGAGCCAGGGAATTGGTCTTGCGCCGGTGCAACGGCGCATCGCAGCGCGGGCACTCGTGTGGCTCATCACTCATGTCACAGGCCAGCCCGCAGCTGTGGCACAGGCACAGATTGAGTTCACTGGCAGTCGGTGGCCGTTTCATAGGATGTCCCAGAGCTCACGGATATCGCGGCCGGCAATGCGGATCATCATCAGGCTCAGCACGGCCAGCGCGAACAGGCCGATGCCGGGCAAGACATCGAGCAGCCCGGCGAGTTTGAACACCGCCACCATCGCCCCCAGCAGGCACACTTCGAGCATGCTCCACGGGCGCAAGGTTTCCAGCCAGCGCATGCACAACTTGAAGCCGGGGGCGCGTCGCGAAGAGAGGGCATAACCGAGCACCCAGGCCAGCAACACCAATTGAAACGCCGGGGCGATGATGATCGAAATGGCCGCGACCATGGCCATGAACGTGATTGGCCCCTGACTCAGCGCCTGAACCGAATCCCACAGCGTTGCGCTGTTTTTCAGGCCTTTCATACTGATGCTCATCACCGGATAGAAATTGGCGAACAGCCACAATATCGCCGCCGTGAACGTCAGGGCCAGACGTTGCTCGACGGTCAGACCATTGAAGCGCTGGAGCACCCCGCCACAGCGCAGGCACAGGGTCTTCTGATGCTTGGCGAGCACGGCTTTTTCGTACACGCAGTCGCAGTGCTCGCAGATGATCAGGTGTTCGGTGTTGACCATGGACAACGCTCGACGCAGGGACCTGATCACTATAGACGCTGATCCGTCAGAGGCGCGGCGGGAAGTGGCGGGCGAAGTCGATGAACGCCTTGAGCGGAGCCGGGACGTGGCGGCGGCTCGGGTAATACAGGTTCAGGCCGGGGTAGCTGGGGCACCAGTCGGCCAGCACTTGCACCAGACGCCCGGCGCGCAGATGGTCGCTGACCATCTCTTCGAACACATACGCCAGCCCCAACCCTTGCAGTGCCGGGCCGACCATCAGGCTGACGTCGCCGAGGGTCAGCGGGCCGTTGACTTCGATTTCCTCGGCGATGCCGCCCCGTTCGAATTCCCAGCGATACATCGCGCCGCTGGGGAAGCGATGGCGGATGCAGGGCAGGTCATGCAGGTCCTCGGGTTTCTGTGGCGCGGCGTGGCGTTGGAAAAATGCCGGCGAACCAACCACCACCGAGCGCATCGACGGGCCGATCGGCAGCGACACCATGTCTGCCTCCAGGCGATTGCCAAAGCGCACGCCGGCATCAAAGCCGTTGGCGACGATGTCCAGCAGAGCGTCGCTTTCGACGACTTCCAGGCGAATGTCCGCATACGCCTGTAAAAATTCACTGGCAATTGGCAACAGCACCAGTTCGCAGGCTTGGCGCCCGCAGGTGATGCGCAGATTGCCCGAGGGCTTGTCGCGAAAGTGGTTGAGGTCTTCCAGCGCATCGTCGATGTCGCGAAACGCCGGTTTGAGCCGCGCGTACAGGCGCTCGCCGGCCTCGGTCAATGCCACGCTGCGGGTGGTGCGATTGAACAGGCGCACGCCGAGTCTGTTTTCCAGCGCCTTCACCGAATGGCTCAGCGCGGAGGGCGTCAGGCCGAGTTCGATGGCGGCTTTGCTGAAGTTCAACTGCTGCGCCGTGCATAAAAATACCGAGAGATCTGCCGCTGAGGGGGATTTCATCTGTGAATGCCTTTCACAAAGCCATGCGATTTTGCTGGGATTATCACATCAGTAGCACGGCCTTAAAGTCGCATCAACTTTCGAGCAGGGCCGGCACCTCGGCTGAGTCGCAGATCCTGTGGGAGCGGGCTTGCTCGCGAAGAGGGCGTGTCAGTCGACAAATAGTGTGACGGTCGAATGGTCTTCGCGGCAAAGCTGCTCCCACAGCGAAAGCGCTGTGCAGTGTATTCACGCAATGATTTTCTTTTGACAAGGGATTGCCTCATGACTTCTGTAGTTGAACAGCGCGGAGCACGCGACAAGCTGCTGATCCTCGCAGCCGTGTGCCTTTCAGCACTGGTACTTCCTTTGAGTTTTACTGGCGGCGCGGTGGCGACACCGGCCATTGGCCGTGATCTGGGCGGCAGCCCCGCGGCGCTGACCTGGATCACCAATGCGTTCATGTTGTCGTTCGGCAGTCTGCTGATGGCAGCGGGGGCGTTGGCCGATGCATACGGGCGCAAGCGGCTGTTCACGTTCGGGATGTTGCTGTTCACCGCGGCATCGATTGCGCAGAGTCTTGCGCCTTCGGTGTTCTGGCTGGATGTGCTGCGTGCCGTTCAGGGCGTGGCCGGTGCGGCGGCACTGGCCAGTGGTTCGGCATCGCTGGCCCAGGAGTTCGACGGCCATGCCCGCACGCGGGCGTACAGTCTGCTCGGCACCACATTCGGCATTGGCCTGGCGTTTGGGCCTTTACTGGCCGGAGCGCTGATCGAGGCGTTCAGTTGGCGGGCGATTTTTGTCTTCACCGCGCTGGTTGGCGTGATCGCCATGGTCTTCGGCCTGCCACGCATGCATGAAAGCCGCGATCCGGACGCTAAAGGTCTGGATTGGCCGGGCACCGTTCTGTTCAGTTCAATGTTGGCGCTGTTCACGTTTGGTCTGATCCAGGCGCCGGACAGTGGTTGGGGCAGTCCGTGGGTGGTCGGATTGCTCGGTGCTTCGGCATGCTTGCTGGTGGCCTTCGTGATGGTTGAAATGCGCGTCAAGCGGCCGATGCTCGATCTGACCCTGTTCCGCTTCCCGCGCTTCATCGGTGTGCAGGTGCTGCCGATTGGCACCTGTTTTTGCTACATCGTGCTGGTGGTCATGCTGCCACTGCGCTTCATCGGCGTGGAAGGCTTGAGTGAAATAGATGCCGGCCTGCTGTTGCTGGCGTTGTCGGCGCCGATGCTGGTGGTACCGATGCTTGCCGCGTCGATGACGCGGTTTGTCTCGGCAGGCATCTTGTCCGGTGTCGGCTTTCTGATGGCTGCCTTAGGCCTGCACTGGCTGAGCCTGTACAACGTTGGCGAGCCGAAATTCGCGCTTATCGTGCCGATGGTGTTGATCGGAATTGGCGCCGGGTTGCCGTGGGGCCTGATGGATGGTTTATCGGTCAGCGTGGTGCCGAAAGAGCGCGCCGGCATGGCGGCGGGGATCTTCAACACCGTGCGAGTGGCGGGAGAGGGGATTGCCTTGGCGGTTGTGGCGGCGATCCTGGCTTCACTGCTGCACACCGATCTGTCGAATGCGCTGGCGGGCGATGCCGATTCGGCACTGATTGCCGAAACGGCGCATCGTGTCACCACCGGCGACATGGCCCATGCGATCAACACCGTGCCGGGGCTGGCCAACGAGCGACTGGTGCAAGGTTACGCCTCGGCGTTCCAGTATCTGCTGCACATCCTGACGGTGATCACGTTGCTGTCGGCGGCGGTGGTGTTGGGGTTGTTGAGCAGGGATCGCAACGTCACGGCGACGCAAAAGGCACCGGCATAACACCATCCCTGTGGGAGTGGGTGTACTGAAATTCAGGGCCACGGCAAATCCCTGTGGGAGCGGGCTTGCCCGCGAAGGCGTCGGCCCGGGCAACATCGATTTTGCCTGACCCACTGCCATCGCTGGCAAGCCAGCTCCCAAAGGTTTCACGGGTGTACTCAAAATCCAGAGCCACCGCATATTCCTGTGGGAGCGGGCTTGCCCGCGAAGGCGTCGGCCCAGCCAACATCGATTTCGCCTGACCCACCGCCATCGCTGGCAAGCCAGCTCCCACAAGTTTCACGGGTGTACTCAAAATCCAGAGCCACCGCAGATTCCTGTGGGAGCGGGCTTGCCCGCGAAGGCGTCGGCCCGGGCAACATCGATTCTGCCTGACCCACCGTCATCGCTGGCAAGCCAGCTCCCACAAGTTTCACGGGTGTACTCAAAATCCAGGGCCACCGCAGATTCCTGTGGGAGCGGGCTTGCCCGCGAAGGCGTCGTCCCGGCCAACATCGATTCGCCTGACCCACCGTCATCGCTGGCAAGCCAGCTCCCACAAGTTTCACGGGTGTACTCAAAATCCAGGGCCACGGCAAATCCCTGTGGGAGCGGGCTTGCCCGCGAAGGCGTCGGCCCGGGCAACATCGATTTCGCCTGACCCACCGCCATCGCTGGCAAGCCAGCTCCCACAGATTTCACGGGTGTACTGAAATTCAGGGCCACGGCAAATCCCTGTGGGAGCGGGCTTGCCCGCGAAGGCGCCGGCCCGGGCAACATCGATTTTGCCTGACCCCCTGCCATCGCTGGCAAGCCAGCTCCCAAAGGTTTCACGGGTGTACTCAAAATCCAGGGCCACGGTAAATCCCTGTGGGAGCGGGCTTGCCCGCGAAGGCGTCGGCCCGGGCAACATCGATTTTGCCTGACCCACTGCCATCGCTGGCAAGCCAGCTCCCACAGGGTTTACGGGTGTACTGAGATCCAAGGGCCACGCAGCTTCCACAGGTTTCGGTGTCGCTTTTACTTGCGATCCAGCCACACCGTTTGCGCGTTGCAGAACTCGCGCACGCCGAAGTGCGACAACTCACGGCCGAAGCCGCTTTTCTTCACGCCACCAAAGGTCACGCGTGGGTCGCTGGCGGAGTAGCCGTTGATGAACACGCCGCCGGTTTCCAGTTCGCTGGTCAGTTGCTGGGCCAGTTGCACATTGGCGGTGTAGATCGTCGCGGTCAGGCCGAAATCACTGTCGTTGGCCAAAGTGACGGCATGCGCACAATCCCGGGCGGTGATGATCGAAGCGACCGGGCCGAACAGTTCCTGTTTGAACGAAGTCATGCGATCGGTGACGTCGGCCAGCACAGTCGGTT of the Pseudomonas sp. Seg1 genome contains:
- a CDS encoding paraquat-inducible protein A — its product is MKRPPTASELNLCLCHSCGLACDMSDEPHECPRCDAPLHRRKTNSLARTWAYLFAALAFYVPANLLPVMNTVMLGNGADSTIMSGVLEFWEGGAWDIALIIFIASIAVPGIKFVALSLLLITVQRDSAWARRERSKLFRFVELIGYWSMLDVLVVALVAALVKFQALGDIEPRPGILFFGMVVVFTMLSAMSFDPRLIWDNAADDEPLSDERPQAAPATDGATPDPTGA
- a CDS encoding paraquat-inducible protein A, which encodes MVNTEHLIICEHCDCVYEKAVLAKHQKTLCLRCGGVLQRFNGLTVEQRLALTFTAAILWLFANFYPVMSISMKGLKNSATLWDSVQALSQGPITFMAMVAAISIIIAPAFQLVLLAWVLGYALSSRRAPGFKLCMRWLETLRPWSMLEVCLLGAMVAVFKLAGLLDVLPGIGLFALAVLSLMMIRIAGRDIRELWDIL
- a CDS encoding LysR family transcriptional regulator translates to MKSPSAADLSVFLCTAQQLNFSKAAIELGLTPSALSHSVKALENRLGVRLFNRTTRSVALTEAGERLYARLKPAFRDIDDALEDLNHFRDKPSGNLRITCGRQACELVLLPIASEFLQAYADIRLEVVESDALLDIVANGFDAGVRFGNRLEADMVSLPIGPSMRSVVVGSPAFFQRHAAPQKPEDLHDLPCIRHRFPSGAMYRWEFERGGIAEEIEVNGPLTLGDVSLMVGPALQGLGLAYVFEEMVSDHLRAGRLVQVLADWCPSYPGLNLYYPSRRHVPAPLKAFIDFARHFPPRL
- a CDS encoding MFS transporter; translated protein: MTSVVEQRGARDKLLILAAVCLSALVLPLSFTGGAVATPAIGRDLGGSPAALTWITNAFMLSFGSLLMAAGALADAYGRKRLFTFGMLLFTAASIAQSLAPSVFWLDVLRAVQGVAGAAALASGSASLAQEFDGHARTRAYSLLGTTFGIGLAFGPLLAGALIEAFSWRAIFVFTALVGVIAMVFGLPRMHESRDPDAKGLDWPGTVLFSSMLALFTFGLIQAPDSGWGSPWVVGLLGASACLLVAFVMVEMRVKRPMLDLTLFRFPRFIGVQVLPIGTCFCYIVLVVMLPLRFIGVEGLSEIDAGLLLLALSAPMLVVPMLAASMTRFVSAGILSGVGFLMAALGLHWLSLYNVGEPKFALIVPMVLIGIGAGLPWGLMDGLSVSVVPKERAGMAAGIFNTVRVAGEGIALAVVAAILASLLHTDLSNALAGDADSALIAETAHRVTTGDMAHAINTVPGLANERLVQGYASAFQYLLHILTVITLLSAAVVLGLLSRDRNVTATQKAPA